One Halobacterium zhouii genomic region harbors:
- a CDS encoding Mov34/MPN/PAD-1 family protein — MVFGGKPSVLGIAAEALEFATEAAEDTHPNEYLGLLRATPASDLGVAERGYVITDVLVVPGTETNPVSATFGSSQVPNDMRTVGSIHSHPNGVLAPSDADRAMFGKGEVHVILGAPYGPDRWRAFDHEGEPRSLDVLDVELPDDEAFFDFTQEDIDEELE, encoded by the coding sequence ATGGTGTTCGGTGGGAAACCCTCGGTGCTCGGCATCGCCGCCGAGGCGCTCGAGTTCGCCACGGAGGCCGCAGAGGACACCCACCCGAACGAGTACCTCGGACTGCTGCGAGCGACGCCAGCGTCCGACCTCGGCGTCGCCGAGAGGGGGTACGTCATCACGGACGTGCTGGTGGTTCCCGGCACGGAGACGAACCCGGTGAGCGCGACGTTCGGGTCGAGTCAGGTCCCGAACGACATGCGCACGGTCGGAAGCATTCACTCGCACCCGAACGGGGTGCTCGCACCGTCTGACGCCGACCGCGCGATGTTCGGGAAGGGCGAGGTCCACGTCATCCTCGGCGCGCCCTACGGCCCGGACCGCTGGCGGGCGTTCGACCACGAGGGGGAGCCCCGGAGCCTCGACGTCCTGGACGTCGAACTGCCGGACGACGAAGCGTTTTTCGACTTCACGCAGGAAG
- a CDS encoding 30S ribosomal protein S15, with protein sequence MARMHTRRRGSSGSDRPTADEPPEWSDVDADAIEDRVVELAEEGYDPAQIGLKLRDEGVQGTAVPDVKLATGKKVTEILEENDADGDLPEDLRNLMEKAVRLNEHMEDNGQDHQNRRALQNTESKIRRLAEYYRGDKIDSEFEYSYEDAAERLE encoded by the coding sequence ATGGCACGAATGCACACACGCCGTCGCGGGTCGTCCGGTTCGGACCGCCCGACGGCAGACGAACCACCGGAGTGGAGCGACGTCGACGCGGACGCCATCGAGGACCGCGTCGTGGAACTGGCCGAGGAGGGGTACGACCCCGCACAGATCGGTCTGAAACTGCGCGACGAGGGCGTTCAGGGCACGGCAGTTCCCGACGTCAAACTCGCGACCGGGAAGAAGGTCACCGAGATCCTGGAGGAGAACGACGCAGACGGTGACCTGCCCGAGGACCTCCGCAACCTCATGGAGAAGGCTGTCCGCCTGAACGAGCACATGGAGGACAACGGCCAGGACCACCAGAACCGTCGCGCGCTTCAGAACACCGAGTCGAAGATCCGTCGCCTCGCGGAGTACTACCGCGGCGACAAGATCGATTCGGAGTTCGAGTACTCCTACGAGGACGCGGCCGAACGACTCGAATAG
- a CDS encoding HEAT repeat domain-containing protein: MSDGDEEPDETAEESATESADVPAKKLDEETLSARLDDAEADLESAETESDLDDVEAQLDDVESDIEAADLPEAEDDDEDDPQETLESRLSDLRDDLEAQRGPYAEDVVADVEDAQSTMRDTRWTEQGERDLQDAVSAYLDDVSEILDESLGGGDEPDTDALADDLDAAVDAIQSANLDPDEDADTVEALVEATDEFTTDVEDAQGWDDLSVRQKLEAEGYYDVINQKHKDFPPEWTALKEWEQRENIEMILLVLDLMGGTEFMERHCLEALRRIGSEEALEEVGQRAARRDEMAIEIVGKTGSEDGVEHVEDYVDSDSNPSLQKTAIKALGEIGSEDTTQAVADQLVAENDGVRSQAARSLGLIGDARAIDPLADVLADDDSETVRTSAAWALVQIGTERALEAAAEYADARSYIIQQEAEKAVDALDDDTAEATA; this comes from the coding sequence ATGAGCGACGGGGACGAGGAACCCGATGAGACAGCCGAGGAATCGGCCACCGAATCGGCGGACGTGCCGGCGAAGAAACTCGACGAGGAGACGCTTTCGGCCCGACTCGACGACGCCGAAGCCGACCTCGAGAGCGCCGAGACCGAGAGCGACCTCGACGACGTAGAGGCCCAACTCGACGACGTCGAGAGCGACATCGAGGCCGCCGACCTCCCGGAGGCCGAGGACGACGACGAGGACGACCCTCAGGAGACACTCGAGTCCCGCCTCTCGGACCTCCGCGACGACCTCGAAGCCCAGCGCGGGCCGTACGCCGAGGACGTCGTTGCGGACGTCGAGGACGCCCAATCCACGATGCGGGATACGCGCTGGACCGAGCAGGGCGAACGCGACCTGCAGGACGCGGTGAGCGCGTACCTCGACGACGTGAGCGAGATTCTCGACGAGTCGCTCGGGGGCGGGGATGAGCCAGACACGGACGCGCTCGCAGACGACCTCGACGCGGCCGTCGACGCCATCCAGAGCGCGAACCTCGACCCGGACGAGGACGCCGACACCGTCGAGGCGCTGGTCGAGGCGACGGACGAGTTCACCACCGACGTCGAGGACGCCCAGGGCTGGGACGACCTCTCCGTCCGACAGAAACTCGAAGCGGAGGGGTACTACGACGTCATCAACCAGAAGCACAAGGACTTCCCGCCGGAGTGGACCGCGCTCAAGGAGTGGGAGCAGCGCGAGAACATCGAGATGATCCTCCTGGTGCTCGACCTCATGGGCGGCACGGAGTTCATGGAGCGCCACTGCCTCGAGGCGCTCCGCCGCATCGGCAGCGAGGAGGCCCTGGAGGAGGTCGGCCAGCGCGCCGCGCGCCGCGACGAGATGGCCATCGAGATCGTCGGGAAGACCGGCAGCGAGGACGGTGTCGAGCACGTCGAGGACTACGTGGACTCGGACAGCAACCCCTCGCTCCAGAAGACCGCCATCAAGGCGCTCGGCGAGATCGGTAGCGAGGACACCACCCAGGCCGTCGCGGACCAACTGGTCGCGGAGAACGACGGCGTGCGCAGTCAGGCCGCGCGCTCGCTCGGCCTCATCGGTGACGCGCGCGCCATCGACCCGCTCGCGGACGTGCTCGCTGACGACGACTCGGAGACGGTGCGCACGTCGGCCGCGTGGGCGCTCGTCCAGATCGGCACGGAGCGTGCCCTCGAGGCCGCCGCCGAGTACGCCGACGCGCGCTCGTACATCATCCAGCAGGAGGCTGAGAAGGCCGTCGACGCACTCGACGACGATACCGCGGAAGCCACAGCGTAA
- a CDS encoding KEOPS complex subunit Pcc1, whose protein sequence is MTRTATVRTDVENPELVAAAVRPDNTSEMETRVETGSVVTRIEREDTSGLHSTVDDYVVNLTVAVEVAQHANRHTTHEP, encoded by the coding sequence ATGACGCGCACAGCGACCGTCCGCACGGACGTGGAGAATCCCGAACTCGTCGCCGCGGCGGTTCGTCCGGACAACACGTCCGAGATGGAGACGCGAGTGGAGACCGGCTCAGTCGTTACGCGCATCGAGCGCGAGGACACGAGCGGCCTGCACTCGACCGTCGACGACTACGTGGTGAACCTCACGGTGGCAGTCGAAGTTGCACAGCACGCCAACCGACACACGACACACGAACCATGA
- a CDS encoding protein sorting system archaetidylserine synthase (This PssA-like phosphatidyltransferase, along with a PssD-like decarboxylase, is required in Haloarchaea for the archaeosortase ArtA to replace the PGF-CTERM sorting signal with a C-terminal lipid anchor.) produces MRPRFAGRLGIADAVTAANAGVGFVAVVAATVDPELAARLVLLAAIADGLDGLLARRYGGTAAGEHLDSLADVASFSVAPAFVVVTLATNEWGYDGVRSTVAVGVGALFVAAGVVRLGMYTAYDTGNDHTEGVPTTLAATLLAAGVLAGVTGPTVVVASAAVLCLLMVSTVTYPDLYPRDALAMGTVQAGAVLVPVVFSRVFPRALLAWAVAYLALAPQFYWRTEGKRS; encoded by the coding sequence ATGCGCCCCCGATTCGCCGGACGCCTTGGCATCGCGGACGCCGTCACAGCGGCGAACGCGGGGGTTGGATTCGTGGCGGTGGTCGCGGCGACGGTCGACCCCGAACTGGCCGCGCGACTGGTTCTGCTGGCGGCCATCGCGGACGGACTCGACGGCCTGCTCGCGCGCCGATACGGCGGCACGGCGGCGGGCGAGCACCTGGACTCGCTGGCCGACGTCGCGTCGTTCAGCGTCGCGCCAGCGTTCGTCGTCGTGACGCTAGCGACGAACGAGTGGGGGTACGACGGCGTCCGTTCGACGGTCGCCGTGGGCGTCGGCGCGCTGTTCGTCGCCGCGGGCGTGGTGCGCCTCGGGATGTACACCGCCTACGACACCGGGAACGATCACACCGAGGGCGTCCCGACCACGCTCGCCGCGACGCTACTTGCCGCAGGCGTTCTCGCGGGCGTCACGGGCCCGACGGTCGTCGTCGCGTCGGCGGCCGTGCTCTGCCTGCTAATGGTCTCAACCGTGACGTACCCTGACCTCTACCCGAGGGACGCGCTGGCGATGGGTACAGTGCAGGCGGGCGCGGTGCTCGTCCCCGTGGTGTTCTCCCGGGTCTTCCCACGCGCGTTGCTGGCGTGGGCGGTCGCGTACCTCGCACTCGCGCCGCAGTTCTACTGGCGGACCGAAGGGAAACGCTCATAG
- a CDS encoding 30S ribosomal protein S3ae, with protein MSERSVSKQNQEKRWYTVLAPEQFDRQELGETPADEPEQVYNRTIETTLGDLTEGGENNVKLKFQVNDVGGDSAHTEFQKAELTRDYKRSLVRRGSSKISATIVLLTTDDYRVKVQPVAYTTQQADQSQQKAIRRTMIDLVEEAAEDRTFEGLIDSIVEGRLSSAIYSEAKTIYPVRRVEVQKTTLEAHPEEVHEEEETSVDVEDDEE; from the coding sequence ATGAGCGAACGTTCAGTATCCAAGCAGAACCAGGAGAAGCGGTGGTACACGGTGCTCGCGCCGGAGCAGTTCGACCGGCAGGAGCTCGGTGAAACCCCCGCTGACGAACCCGAACAGGTGTACAACCGAACCATCGAGACGACGCTCGGCGACCTCACGGAGGGCGGCGAGAACAACGTCAAACTCAAATTCCAGGTGAACGACGTCGGCGGTGACTCCGCGCACACGGAGTTCCAGAAGGCCGAACTCACCCGGGATTACAAGCGCAGTCTGGTGCGCCGCGGGTCCTCGAAGATCTCCGCGACCATTGTGCTCCTCACGACGGACGACTACCGCGTGAAGGTACAGCCGGTCGCGTACACGACCCAGCAGGCCGACCAGAGCCAGCAGAAGGCCATCCGCCGCACGATGATCGACCTCGTGGAGGAGGCCGCAGAGGACCGCACGTTCGAGGGCCTCATCGACTCCATCGTCGAGGGCCGTCTCTCGTCGGCGATCTACAGCGAGGCCAAGACAATCTACCCGGTCCGCCGCGTCGAGGTCCAGAAGACGACCCTCGAGGCACACCCCGAGGAGGTCCACGAAGAGGAGGAGACCTCCGTGGACGTCGAGGACGACGAAGAGTAA
- a CDS encoding phospholipase D-like domain-containing protein, producing the protein MLVRLALVALLASTSIVGVAPNPATDGDVGEFVTVQFSEPTNTTGWALDDGESAASLPNRTLSGTVALSTDPVTARNRTDRRVVGLQGSLSLSNAGEWVALRADGRTVANVTYTSAPTAERWTNESWTPLGATDFPPFTAENVSVSAFTLPDDPGRPLAAVRGAETRLYLAGYTLTSERVTRALVRAARRGVDVRVLVEGGVAGGVPAPEAARLTSLADAGVDVRVIDGERARYSFHHPKYAVADDRVVVLSENWKPSGTGGHANRGWGVTVRDGRVADHLARVFRADTGWADAESWREVRPDVTLVGSDPATETYPMRFPPVHANAERVRVLLAPDNARRGVRKLVASADESLLVEQVSMDEHSAFVNWTIDAARRGVRVRVLLSGTWYTEASNRNTTQRLNRVAAEENLDLRAALVDPRSRFEKIHVKGAVVDGERALVGSLNWNEHAATENREVVVLVEDKRVATYYERAFRADWRGGAWRLPIGLSGVVASVVVTAGVCASRIEFRGTDAGGTQR; encoded by the coding sequence GTGCTGGTCCGTCTCGCGCTCGTCGCGCTCCTCGCGTCCACCTCCATCGTCGGCGTCGCGCCCAATCCAGCGACCGACGGCGATGTCGGGGAGTTCGTCACCGTCCAGTTCTCGGAGCCGACGAACACGACGGGGTGGGCGCTCGACGACGGAGAGTCCGCCGCATCCCTTCCGAATCGAACGCTCTCGGGAACGGTCGCTCTTTCGACGGACCCGGTGACCGCGCGCAACCGTACCGACAGACGCGTGGTCGGTCTCCAGGGGTCGCTGTCGCTCTCGAACGCCGGCGAGTGGGTGGCGCTCCGGGCTGACGGCCGAACCGTCGCGAACGTCACGTACACGAGCGCGCCGACCGCCGAACGGTGGACGAACGAGTCGTGGACGCCGCTCGGCGCGACCGACTTCCCACCGTTCACCGCCGAGAACGTCAGCGTATCGGCGTTCACGCTCCCAGACGACCCTGGGCGGCCGCTGGCTGCCGTTCGCGGGGCAGAGACGCGACTCTACCTCGCAGGGTACACGCTCACGTCAGAACGCGTCACGCGAGCGCTCGTGCGGGCTGCCCGCCGCGGCGTCGACGTGCGCGTGCTCGTGGAAGGCGGCGTCGCTGGCGGCGTCCCGGCACCCGAGGCCGCACGCCTCACGTCGCTCGCGGACGCCGGCGTCGACGTGCGCGTCATCGACGGCGAACGCGCCCGCTACAGTTTCCACCATCCGAAGTACGCCGTCGCGGACGACCGCGTCGTGGTGCTCTCCGAGAACTGGAAGCCGTCAGGGACTGGCGGGCACGCGAACCGCGGCTGGGGCGTGACCGTCCGTGACGGCCGCGTCGCCGACCACCTCGCGCGCGTGTTCCGCGCGGACACTGGCTGGGCGGACGCGGAGTCGTGGCGCGAGGTCCGCCCGGACGTCACGCTCGTCGGGTCGGACCCAGCGACCGAGACGTATCCGATGCGGTTCCCGCCCGTGCACGCGAACGCCGAGCGCGTCCGCGTGCTGCTCGCGCCTGACAACGCACGGCGCGGCGTCCGGAAACTCGTCGCGTCCGCGGACGAGTCGCTGCTCGTCGAGCAAGTGAGCATGGACGAGCACAGCGCGTTCGTGAACTGGACCATCGACGCGGCGCGACGCGGCGTCCGCGTTCGCGTGCTGCTCTCGGGGACGTGGTACACCGAAGCGTCGAACCGGAACACGACCCAGCGCCTCAACCGGGTCGCCGCTGAGGAGAACCTCGACCTGCGGGCGGCCCTCGTCGACCCGCGCTCGCGCTTCGAGAAAATCCACGTCAAGGGCGCCGTCGTCGACGGCGAACGCGCGCTCGTCGGGAGCCTCAACTGGAACGAGCACGCCGCGACGGAGAACCGCGAGGTCGTCGTCCTGGTCGAGGACAAGCGGGTCGCCACCTACTACGAGCGGGCGTTCCGCGCGGACTGGCGCGGCGGTGCGTGGCGACTCCCGATCGGACTGAGCGGCGTGGTGGCTTCGGTCGTCGTTACTGCCGGCGTCTGTGCGTCGAGAATCGAGTTCCGCGGTACGGACGCTGGGGGGACCCAGCGTTGA
- a CDS encoding DHH family phosphoesterase yields MTATDAADGTEDRPVVVRLHSACTAQDVSAGEHYHATVNGVVEYGVFVDVSENVSGLVHESTFDGDRDLEVDDDVVVHLTEIRENGDLSFELAEPEEYETEERAHDYERVAAGTVDERVGDTVHVEGEVVQIKQTSGPTIFQVRDETIAVPCTAFEEAGVRAYPEVEIGDVVHVEGEVEERDGTYQVEVSTLDVLDGEAAATVSDRLDAALAERSEPIDVDPLVDWPALAEMMPGLESVARELRRAVLEGRPIRMRHHADGDGMCASVPVQYALEKFIEDAHQDVDAPRHLLRRLPSKAPYYEMEDATRDLNFALEDEARHGQKLPLVLMLDNGSTEEDTPAYETLDHYDIPIVVVDHHHPDPEAVEPFVDEHVNPYLHGEDYRITTGMLCVELARMIYPGLTEELEHVPAVAGLSDRSKADEMEDYLDLARDAGYDESFLQEISEALDYEAYMLRYDPGTHLINDVLNVDGDGDRHRNLVPFLADRAEADVEEQLDAAMPHVEHERVANGANLYRIDVENHAHRFTYPAPGKTTGEIHDRKVEETGEPVITIGYGPDFAVLRSDGVRLDIPTMVEDLNEELPGAGVSGGGHLVVGSIRFVPGMREEVLDALIEKMADAELDEELHSAPKR; encoded by the coding sequence ATGACTGCTACTGACGCTGCCGACGGGACCGAGGACCGGCCCGTCGTCGTTCGTCTCCACTCTGCCTGCACCGCGCAGGACGTTTCCGCCGGCGAACACTACCACGCGACCGTGAACGGCGTCGTCGAGTACGGGGTCTTCGTCGACGTCTCCGAGAACGTCTCCGGGCTCGTCCACGAGTCCACGTTCGACGGCGACCGTGACCTCGAAGTCGACGACGACGTCGTCGTCCACCTCACCGAGATCCGGGAGAACGGCGACCTGAGTTTCGAACTCGCAGAACCCGAGGAGTACGAGACCGAGGAGCGCGCCCACGACTACGAGCGGGTCGCCGCCGGCACCGTCGACGAACGCGTCGGCGACACCGTCCACGTCGAGGGCGAAGTCGTACAAATCAAGCAGACAAGCGGCCCCACAATCTTCCAGGTGCGCGACGAGACCATCGCCGTCCCCTGTACTGCCTTCGAGGAGGCCGGCGTTCGCGCCTACCCCGAAGTCGAGATCGGCGACGTAGTCCACGTCGAGGGTGAGGTCGAAGAGCGCGACGGAACCTACCAGGTCGAAGTGTCGACGCTCGACGTCCTGGACGGCGAGGCCGCCGCTACCGTCTCCGACCGCCTCGATGCTGCGCTCGCGGAGCGCTCGGAGCCAATCGACGTCGACCCGCTCGTCGACTGGCCGGCGCTCGCAGAGATGATGCCGGGTCTCGAATCGGTCGCCCGGGAACTCCGTCGCGCCGTCCTCGAGGGACGCCCGATCCGAATGCGCCACCACGCCGACGGCGACGGCATGTGCGCGAGTGTGCCGGTCCAGTACGCCCTCGAGAAGTTCATCGAGGACGCCCACCAGGACGTCGACGCGCCCCGGCACCTGCTCCGGCGCCTCCCCTCGAAGGCACCGTACTACGAGATGGAGGACGCCACGCGCGACCTCAACTTCGCGCTCGAGGACGAGGCCCGCCACGGACAGAAACTCCCGCTCGTCCTGATGTTGGACAACGGCAGCACGGAGGAGGACACGCCTGCCTACGAGACGCTCGACCACTACGACATCCCCATCGTGGTCGTCGACCACCACCACCCCGACCCCGAGGCGGTCGAGCCGTTCGTCGACGAACACGTCAACCCCTACCTCCACGGCGAGGACTACCGCATCACCACGGGGATGCTCTGTGTCGAACTCGCCCGGATGATCTACCCGGGACTCACCGAGGAACTCGAACACGTTCCCGCCGTCGCTGGCCTCTCGGACCGCTCGAAGGCCGACGAGATGGAGGACTACCTCGACCTCGCCCGCGACGCTGGCTACGACGAGTCGTTCCTCCAGGAGATCAGCGAAGCTCTCGACTACGAGGCGTACATGCTCCGCTACGACCCCGGGACGCACCTGATCAACGACGTGTTGAACGTCGACGGCGACGGGGACCGCCACCGAAACCTCGTGCCGTTCCTGGCCGACCGTGCGGAAGCCGACGTCGAGGAGCAACTCGACGCCGCGATGCCCCACGTCGAACACGAGCGCGTCGCGAACGGTGCGAACCTCTACCGCATCGACGTGGAGAACCACGCCCACCGATTCACGTACCCGGCGCCCGGCAAGACGACCGGCGAGATCCACGACCGCAAAGTCGAGGAGACCGGCGAACCCGTCATCACCATCGGCTACGGCCCGGACTTCGCGGTGCTGCGTTCCGACGGCGTGCGCCTCGACATCCCGACGATGGTCGAGGACCTGAACGAGGAACTGCCCGGCGCCGGCGTCTCCGGCGGCGGCCACCTCGTCGTCGGTTCCATCCGCTTCGTCCCGGGGATGCGCGAGGAGGTCCTCGACGCGCTCATCGAGAAGATGGCGGACGCGGAACTCGACGAAGAACTTCACAGCGCACCCAAGCGGTAG
- a CDS encoding plastocyanin/azurin family copper-binding protein translates to MHRRTFLATGSATALAAVAGCIGPSFAESEYDIGMQSNAFLPDDPVAGADRPTFEAAVGDTVIWANTGSRNHTVTAYGSGIPDDAAYFASGGFDSEQAARDAWSEHIADAGNVSPGETYEHTFEVPGDYHYFCIPHESAGMIGKVVVTE, encoded by the coding sequence ATGCACCGCCGGACGTTCCTCGCCACAGGGTCCGCGACCGCGCTCGCAGCGGTCGCCGGCTGCATCGGGCCGTCGTTCGCGGAATCGGAGTACGACATCGGGATGCAGTCCAACGCCTTCCTGCCCGACGACCCCGTAGCGGGTGCCGACCGCCCGACGTTCGAAGCCGCCGTGGGGGACACCGTCATCTGGGCGAACACGGGTTCACGGAACCACACCGTCACTGCCTACGGAAGTGGTATTCCAGACGACGCGGCGTACTTCGCGTCAGGCGGTTTCGACTCCGAGCAGGCCGCCCGCGACGCGTGGAGCGAACACATCGCCGACGCTGGCAACGTCAGCCCCGGCGAGACGTACGAACACACCTTCGAGGTGCCGGGCGACTACCACTACTTCTGCATCCCCCACGAGTCGGCGGGGATGATCGGGAAGGTCGTCGTCACCGAGTGA